One Mucilaginibacter ginkgonis genomic region harbors:
- a CDS encoding helix-turn-helix domain-containing protein: MSTPKENTNKAIGKNIRVLRRNRNWSQDDVASRLGISVPAFSKIETGVTDINLSRLEQIAQIFEVGVPHLITLQEERAEPQLIQLNFVQKRLQDRESEIAKLRRKVIELYEEVYIIPAMAV; encoded by the coding sequence ATGAGCACTCCTAAAGAAAACACTAACAAAGCGATAGGCAAAAACATTCGCGTTTTACGTCGCAACCGCAACTGGAGCCAGGACGATGTAGCGTCGAGACTTGGCATTTCTGTGCCTGCTTTTTCTAAAATAGAAACAGGTGTTACAGATATCAACTTGTCAAGGCTTGAGCAAATTGCACAGATCTTTGAAGTTGGCGTTCCTCATTTAATTACGTTACAGGAAGAGCGCGCAGAACCGCAATTGATACAGTTAAACTTTGTACAAAAACGTTTGCAAGACCGCGAGTCTGAGATTGCTAAGCTGCGCCGCAAAGTAATTGAGCTTTACGAAGAAGTATATATCATCCCGGCCATGGCCGTATAA
- a CDS encoding ATP-dependent helicase, producing MDYLEGLNPEQKGAVLQTKGPVMIIAGAGSGKTRVITYRVAHLIKQGVDSFNILVLTFTNKAAREMRDRITQVVGPEAKNLWMGTFHSVFAKLLRVEAAKIGYPSNFTIYDTDDSKSVLRAILKEMNLDDKLYNANFVYNRISAAKNNLVGPAEYSSNEQIQADDFSQGRGHLGKVYETYAARCYRAGAMDFDDLLYKTNELLKDHPETLYKYQNKFKYLMVDEYQDTNFSQYLIVKKLAAINENICVVGDDAQSIYAFRGANIQNILNFEKDYPDLKIFKLEQNYRSTQNIVNVANSIIANNKEQLKKNVFSQKESGDKIKVMRAFSDNEEGKMVAEGIWADQTGRGLKWNDFAILYRTNAQSRSMEEALRKLNIPYKIYGGLSFYQRKEIKDLIAYFRLTFNPNDEEALKRVINYPRRGIGDTTVDRIILSADQNGITPFEVVINPSRYLDGRSSTAVGNFGTMIQSFQVITKTLSAYDAALHIAQHSGLLKDLYEDKSVEGLNRYENIQELLNGIKEFSEREDIEEKGLDVFMQDVALLTNDDNDKNKDADTVSLMTIHSSKGLEFKQVNVVGLEENLFPSQMSLNSRSDLEEERRLFYVAVTRAESKLTISYATSRFKFGTLISCEPSRFLDEIDAQYLELDFTAKPAPTANPFFDDDRKAWSRNTDSFSKPKPAAVKTTSILAKAHVPSEGFAPSDTSKLQVGMEVEHERFGYGKVQVLEGYKPDVKATIFFKEIGQKQLLLKFAKLRIVED from the coding sequence TTGGATTATTTAGAGGGTTTAAACCCTGAACAAAAGGGCGCGGTATTACAAACTAAAGGTCCGGTAATGATCATTGCCGGTGCGGGATCGGGTAAAACGCGGGTAATTACTTATCGCGTGGCGCACCTTATAAAACAAGGTGTGGATTCTTTTAACATACTGGTATTAACCTTTACCAATAAGGCAGCCCGCGAAATGCGCGACCGTATCACCCAAGTGGTGGGCCCGGAAGCTAAAAACCTTTGGATGGGTACTTTCCACTCAGTTTTTGCAAAGCTGCTGCGGGTAGAGGCCGCCAAGATCGGCTATCCAAGCAACTTTACCATTTACGATACTGATGACAGTAAAAGCGTTTTAAGGGCCATTTTAAAAGAGATGAACCTTGACGACAAGCTCTACAATGCCAACTTTGTTTACAACCGTATATCGGCGGCGAAAAATAATCTTGTTGGCCCGGCAGAATATAGCAGCAATGAACAGATCCAGGCCGACGATTTTTCACAAGGGCGCGGGCATTTAGGCAAGGTTTATGAAACTTATGCGGCCCGTTGCTACCGTGCCGGCGCTATGGATTTTGATGATCTATTGTACAAAACTAACGAGCTTTTAAAAGATCACCCCGAAACACTGTATAAGTACCAGAACAAGTTTAAATACCTGATGGTGGATGAGTACCAGGATACCAACTTTTCGCAGTACCTCATCGTAAAAAAACTGGCTGCCATTAACGAGAATATTTGTGTAGTGGGCGATGATGCGCAAAGTATCTACGCCTTCCGCGGCGCCAACATTCAAAACATCCTGAACTTCGAGAAGGATTACCCCGATCTGAAGATATTTAAACTGGAGCAAAATTACCGGTCTACGCAGAACATTGTAAACGTTGCCAACAGCATTATTGCCAATAACAAAGAACAGCTTAAAAAGAATGTTTTCTCCCAAAAAGAAAGCGGCGATAAGATAAAGGTGATGCGCGCCTTTAGCGATAACGAAGAAGGCAAAATGGTTGCCGAAGGTATTTGGGCCGATCAAACCGGCCGCGGACTAAAGTGGAACGACTTTGCCATTTTGTACCGCACCAATGCGCAGTCGCGGTCTATGGAAGAGGCCTTGCGCAAGCTGAACATTCCGTATAAGATTTATGGTGGCTTGTCATTCTACCAGCGCAAAGAGATTAAAGACCTGATCGCTTATTTCAGGTTAACCTTTAACCCAAATGATGAGGAAGCCCTAAAACGTGTGATCAATTACCCGCGGCGCGGTATTGGCGATACCACTGTTGACCGCATCATACTGAGCGCTGACCAGAATGGCATTACCCCTTTCGAGGTAGTTATTAATCCGTCGAGATATCTCGATGGCCGCAGTTCTACAGCGGTTGGCAACTTTGGTACCATGATCCAGAGCTTCCAGGTGATCACCAAAACGTTATCGGCTTATGACGCTGCTTTGCACATCGCGCAGCACTCGGGCTTATTAAAAGACCTGTACGAAGATAAATCTGTTGAAGGCCTAAACCGCTATGAGAACATTCAGGAATTGCTCAACGGTATCAAAGAGTTTTCTGAACGTGAGGATATCGAGGAAAAAGGACTGGATGTATTTATGCAGGATGTAGCCCTGCTTACTAATGACGACAATGATAAAAACAAGGATGCCGATACAGTATCATTAATGACCATACATAGCAGCAAGGGCCTGGAATTTAAGCAAGTAAATGTTGTTGGTTTAGAAGAAAACCTTTTTCCATCGCAAATGTCGCTCAATTCGCGCAGCGACCTTGAAGAAGAGCGCCGGCTATTTTATGTGGCTGTAACCCGGGCGGAAAGCAAGCTCACCATCAGCTATGCTACTTCCCGTTTTAAATTCGGCACGTTGATCAGCTGCGAACCGAGCCGATTTTTGGATGAAATAGATGCCCAATACCTCGAGCTGGATTTCACAGCCAAGCCGGCGCCAACTGCAAATCCATTTTTTGATGACGACCGTAAAGCCTGGAGCCGCAACACCGATAGCTTCTCCAAGCCTAAACCTGCGGCGGTAAAAACTACGTCTATCTTAGCTAAGGCACACGTTCCGTCTGAAGGCTTTGCACCTTCCGACACATCAAAACTGCAAGTTGGTATGGAAGTGGAGCATGAACGTTTTGGCTATGGTAAAGTGCAGGTATTAGAAGGCTACAAACCCGACGTAAAAGCAACCATCTTCTTTAAAGAAATAGGCCAAAAGCAACTGCTGCTTAAGTTTGCCAAGCTGCGGATTGTGGAAGACTAA